Proteins from a single region of Pirellulales bacterium:
- the thrS gene encoding threonine--tRNA ligase has product MLKVNLPDGTSKNYSGHMRAKDVAADIGPGLAKAAVAAVIDGKTVGLDTLLPTDGEVGLRILTKKDAAALGVMRHSCAHVMARAVMRLFDDVQLAFGPTVGSGFYYDMLLPRSLTEDDFPAIEAEMAKIIKADEGFERIEEPRDKSLKLCEELGQKFKVEHIGDGLKDHKSMSFYRQGEFIDLCRGPHVPSAGYIGAFKLTSIAGAYWKGDQSREQLQRLYGTAWFTKEDLDNYLTALEEAKRRDHRVLGKQLELFATSPLVGAGLVLWLPKGAIVRSQLETFAKEELIKRGYEPVYTPNIGKIDLYKISGHFPYYADSQFKPIIMSEDEQYLLKPMNCPHHIMIYKSKPRSYRELPCRLAEFGTVYRYEQSGELGGMTRVRGFTQDDAHIFCMEDQVADEIRGCIDFTQTVLNALGLTDYRVRLGFRDPESDKYVGSAAAWDKAEAAILNVAKTSNLPHLTVERGEAAFYGPKIDFVVRDCLSRDWQLGTVQVDYNLPSQERFGLEYIGADNHPHQPVMIHRAPLGSMERFVGVLIEHFAGAFPLWLAPEQVRVLTVSEKSEQYGRQVEVQLKSTGLRVSSDYRAEKLGAKVRDAQLELIPYMFVVGPKDAEAGTVSIRDRLEGDKGAIPLAAAIEKLQQEIRTKQVRGLKPPPRLDEGGGGGEEY; this is encoded by the coding sequence ATGCTCAAGGTCAATCTGCCGGACGGAACTTCCAAAAATTATTCTGGGCACATGCGGGCCAAAGATGTGGCGGCCGACATCGGCCCAGGGCTTGCCAAGGCCGCAGTTGCCGCGGTGATCGACGGCAAGACCGTCGGCCTCGACACGCTGCTGCCGACAGATGGTGAAGTCGGTCTTCGCATTCTCACCAAGAAAGACGCGGCGGCGCTCGGCGTCATGAGGCATTCGTGCGCCCATGTGATGGCCCGCGCTGTGATGCGGCTGTTCGACGACGTGCAGTTGGCGTTCGGCCCTACCGTCGGCAGTGGGTTCTATTACGACATGTTGCTGCCGCGTTCGCTCACCGAGGACGATTTCCCAGCGATTGAAGCGGAAATGGCGAAGATCATCAAGGCCGATGAAGGTTTTGAGCGAATCGAAGAGCCACGCGACAAGTCCCTCAAATTGTGCGAAGAGCTGGGGCAGAAGTTCAAAGTCGAACATATTGGCGACGGCTTGAAAGATCACAAGAGCATGTCGTTCTATCGGCAGGGCGAATTCATCGACCTCTGTCGCGGGCCGCACGTGCCGAGCGCCGGCTACATCGGGGCGTTCAAGCTCACCAGCATCGCCGGCGCGTATTGGAAAGGAGACCAATCGCGCGAGCAGTTGCAACGGCTTTATGGAACCGCATGGTTCACTAAGGAAGATCTCGACAACTACTTGACAGCGCTCGAAGAAGCCAAGCGGCGCGACCATCGGGTGCTGGGCAAGCAGCTTGAGCTTTTCGCGACCAGTCCGCTCGTCGGCGCTGGGCTTGTGCTGTGGCTGCCGAAGGGAGCGATTGTTCGCAGCCAACTCGAAACCTTCGCTAAAGAAGAACTCATCAAACGCGGCTACGAACCAGTTTACACTCCGAATATCGGCAAGATTGACCTCTACAAAATCTCGGGGCACTTTCCGTACTATGCCGACAGCCAATTCAAGCCGATCATCATGTCGGAAGACGAGCAGTATTTGCTCAAGCCAATGAACTGCCCACATCACATCATGATCTATAAGAGCAAGCCGCGGAGCTATCGCGAACTGCCGTGCCGGCTGGCCGAGTTCGGCACCGTGTATCGCTACGAGCAATCCGGCGAGCTTGGCGGCATGACTCGCGTCCGCGGCTTCACTCAGGATGACGCCCACATATTTTGTATGGAAGACCAAGTGGCCGACGAAATCCGCGGCTGCATCGACTTTACTCAGACGGTGTTGAACGCGCTGGGCCTCACTGACTATCGAGTGCGGCTCGGCTTCCGCGACCCCGAGAGCGACAAATACGTCGGCAGCGCCGCAGCGTGGGACAAAGCCGAGGCGGCGATTCTGAACGTCGCGAAAACTTCCAACCTGCCGCACCTCACCGTCGAGCGCGGCGAAGCGGCGTTCTATGGGCCGAAAATCGACTTTGTGGTGCGCGATTGCCTGAGTCGCGATTGGCAGCTTGGCACGGTGCAAGTCGATTACAACTTGCCGAGCCAGGAACGCTTCGGCCTCGAATATATCGGCGCCGACAACCATCCGCATCAGCCCGTGATGATCCACCGCGCCCCACTCGGCTCGATGGAGCGCTTCGTCGGCGTGCTGATCGAGCACTTCGCCGGTGCATTTCCGCTGTGGCTCGCGCCGGAACAAGTCCGTGTACTGACGGTCAGCGAAAAGAGCGAGCAGTACGGCCGTCAGGTTGAGGTGCAGCTTAAATCAACCGGCTTACGCGTCAGTAGCGATTACCGCGCCGAAAAGCTCGGTGCCAAAGTCCGCGATGCACAACTCGAACTAATTCCCTATATGTTCGTCGTCGGCCCAAAAGACGCCGAAGCCGGAACCGTCTCGATCCGCGACCGCCTCGAAGGAGACAAGGGCGCGATTCCGCTGGCCGCGGCGATCGAAAAGTTGCAACAGGAAATTCGCACGAAGCAAGTTCGCGGCTTGAAGCCACCCCCACGGCTCGACGAGGGGGGCGGAGGTGGCGAAGAGTATTGA